The genomic interval TTCGTAATTAGCGAAATGTGTTAATTAGGACACGTAGTGACCTTGGCCAATATACGTGGTTTGTAAAATTTTGTCAtacattcagcgtggcaatgctgccagcttaatgggcacccttattataaatgcgaaagtgtgtttgtttgttggtttgttggtttgttcatcaatcacatcgcaacggtgcaacggattgacgtgaatttttgcatgggtatagattgagacctggagagtgacataggctactttttatctcggaaaatcaaatagttccgacgggatttttaaaaaacctaattacacgcggacgaagtcgcgggcatcagatagtaatttataattagtaGTTTATAGGTATTGACattgtttataattatatttatcaaattttatgtaattattatgaataaatgacattccaaataaaattttactagctgacgcccgcgacttcgtccgcgtggaattaggtttttagggctccgtacctcaaaaggaaaaacgaaacccttataggatcactttgttgtctgtctgtctgtcaagaaacctacagggtacttcccgttgacctagaatcatgaaatttggcaggtaggtaggtcttatagctgacattcggggaaaccgactgaaaaccgtgaatttgtggttacatcacacaaaaaattaaattgcggttatatataataattagtattttccattttcgaagtaagataactatatcaagtggggtatcatatgaaaggtcttccaaACATTCCAaacctgtacattccaaaacagatttttatttatttttatgcatcatggtttttgaattaacgtgcaaaatgtcgaaaatacgactgtattacggaaccctcgttgcgcaagcctgactcgcacttggccggttttttaaaaatctctttgtctttccagaataaaaagtagccgatgtcactctacaggtcttttaCTATATCCTTGCAAAAAATTAGGATAGGTAATTTAAAAGAATAAGTGGTATGGAATCTACAAAATACGAGTGAGTAGGTAAAGAAGGTCatttgttattaaataaaatgaaatcatCGTTTACATTGTCTTTATTTTCGTTAAACATTATAAAAGTACACGACAAAAACTGTAGTAGTTAAAAAGTAGAAATATgaactttaaatattatgtttaattattatatttccttTTAATTATAACTACTTCAAATATTGCTTAAATAATCAAGACACAttattaatatttcatttaattattgCTCTAGTAATCTCTGCAACATCTATCATTTTTGTGCTTAATACATTTATTACAACCGCAATCTGAGTTAGAACAACCACAACCACAATCGGAACCACATTTCGACTTGAAACGCCATTTCTCACATTCACTACAACCGCAATTGCAGCCACAATCACAGCAACTTGCCGAATAGGAGCAACCGCATCCACCGCAACCACAATCCGAATAACCAAAATCTGATCTACAACCGCAGTTGTTATGGTAATCATTTCCATTAATGACAACCACTACAGGTTGCTGACAGGGTTGTTGGTAATAGTCATAAGGGTTTGGTTGAGGATATGTGGTAATGCATATAGTTGATGCAGAGCTATAATCGTATGGTGCATATCCTCCATAGGGGTTATATGATTGTGCATAGGAGTCCCAAGTAGATCCAATGCCATACCCATTCCAGCATTGGTTTTGGACAGATTgatactgaaataaatatttgttaattCATTTGAATTTGTTTAgaagttaataattttaaaacaattatatATTTACCTTTATCGACAAAAGTAATACGAGCAGTACTGCCTGAATCGAAATCATGTTTCTTCCGTCTTCGACCTATATTTATTGAAGCACTAAAAAGAGGGCTCTTTTTATACGTCTTTGGTTATATATGTGTACGTGTGTAGTATATTTTGCAATATTACAAaacaatttctcaaaatcctgtAGTCGAATGTCTTCATCTTTACTTATATCTACCTTACGTGTATCGTTCTCTAGTTAAAATTCTTTAGGTTGGAACAGACCGTAGGAACCCtttattgcataatattattacagagtcatattttatgaaacttgcttttatttctaaaattacATGGACATATCATTTcgtaaaagaaaattttatcaTAAAGTTCGACAAGTCAGCATGTTACTAACGATCCGGCTCACAATCAGAATTAATTATAAATCGAATTATTCTATCATAATCTGAACAATTGCAGTTAGTAGGTGGGATTTCAGGTCCCGGTGATGGACGGTCTGGTATTTTTGGCAAATCAGGAAATGAAAATGGAGGAAAACTTTTGTTTCCGCCTTTTTTTTCCTTATGTCCACCATTATTGACGATACCGTCGTACGCACAGCATCCACAACAACCGCATCCATATCCTCCACCGCATCTGCAACCACAACCGCAACCGCATCCGCAACAGCATCCGCAACCGCAACCGCAACCGCATCCGCAACCGCAACCGCAACCGCGACCCCAACCGCAACCACAGCAATCGTTACCGCAACAACAACAATCGTTACCGCAACAACAGCAATCGTTACCGCAACAACAGCAATCGTTACCGCAACCACAGCAATCGTAACAACACTTTCTTCCACAACCACCATTGCCATTACAATTACCACAACCACATCCTCCTCCTCTATTCCCAGTCAATGCATAAATAAGGGAGAACATAAGACTGTACAAATCCTTGTCATCATCACGAATTATGATTACAGGTGGCACAGGCATTGGTGGAGGCACACAACAGCAACATGGCACAGGTGGTGTTGTGGGTGTAGGTTCAGTGGGTGCAGGTTCAGTTGGTGCAGGATCAGTGGGTGCAGGGTCATCGGGTGGTATCATTGGCTTAATAACTACAGGTATGCAAAACTGTCCAGCTGTTTGGAGATATGACGTTGTACACAGCGTCGGTATAGATGGCTTGAGGTACTCCACACGCTGGGCTAGAACCTCGCAGCCCTAGAATATAGACAACGATAAACACttaaaaatagatatttcaACACAAGTTTAAGAAATATTAGTTTACTGAAACAATTGACCAATAATAAATACCTTAGCAAGCAACAATAGCGCAGTCAGAAATATCGGAAGCTTCATAGTGGTGTTATAgactaaaagatatttttacacTTCTTTTATATGCTGTGAATTTCAAAAGAAATGTAGGTTACTCGGTATGCCATGACGTAACTCCATTTTTTTGGGGCATAAGCACGTTTGATaggaaaaaattataaaaatatcaaatatcgGTTAAATATAAACCGAAAACGGGTAAGATAAAAAAACTTTATGTATAAAATTCTTTATTGGTTAATATGTACAAATAATGTCACaagtagagcggagcgagaccaatagtTATTAATCTATGGTCACAAGTTATTGCACAATTTTAAAGGTAATGAggaataataagtattttaaaagtaggtattcgTGTTAACACGTGCAGAAAGAGGTAAGGTAAAATAGCatataataaagtaggtacatgtttGCGTACAGGTTTAAATGTAATTGCAACGCATTTCGATTGCGAATAATATGTTTAGAACTTGAAGTATAAAGTAGAAGTCCTATAGTATAAAAACATCTGAATTCTTTTCATTCTTTTTCGCTCTTCAGAACTCGAAACACACGTATgtatattcataataatttcttTTGAAGTCTCAGTGCATTGGAATgactaattaagtatattattgaaTAATTCAATGGTATTGTAAGTACCACTTCCATTTTCACTAATTTCAAATCTGATTGGTGAAACCACTGGTACCTATACTGTGGGTTGATGCACTGTGAGACTTCATAGTAAtgatcatcaccatcattacTATGAAGTCTATGAAGTTACAGGTGTAATGGTACTAATTCCCttgtaagtagtaagtacacaatctctaatctgAACTAAAATAACAGGTCCAAatgttgctatccctttcacaatgCTCTCTGTGgtaaaggatggcactagatttaggacCTATAAATTTGGTTTAGTGGTTGAGTACACCGCATTAACACCTTCAGCATTGCTGTTCAGTTTGTCCTGCAATGTGCGATCAACGTAATGTCACGTTTATTAAATAGGTGCAATTGACACGTTTGTGTAAACTGTAGGTAGATTTCACTTCTAAATTATCcaacaaacataaaaaatataagcgTGGAGCCTACTTCGCCTGCTCTTCACTCACGAGCGGTTCGCGGCGCAAAAGCCTGCAATAAGCACTCCGTGAACGGCCCGAAAGAACCGTCCACATTCTACTCCATACTGTTGTTTCACGGTGTATAGAAGCTTTCGCGTTGCGATTCTTAGCGAGCGaactttaaatttaatttctgTAGCCCTTATTAGGTACTAATCAAAATTTACAATGGGTACACATGCCTTATAGGTGCataaatatatctatatatatataaaattcaaagtcctgactgactgactgactgactgacatatatttcaacgcacagcctaaaccgctggtcctaaagacatgaaatttggagggtctattctttgtaaagagtaggtatccactaagaaaggatttttagaaattccacccctaagtgggttaaatgcgggatgaaagtttgtatgaaagtccgtcatttttcaagttatttgcacgaaaattggtatttgggttttcggtcacaaatgaagaaattcgtgtttcaggatttttggaaaattcgcccataagggtggtaaaataggggacgaaagtttgtatgggaaagttttatcATTGTTAATTAACTTGTGGAAAGTAGGTTCTTTATAAGACTTATAGGTGTCAGCTAAAACGATTTTCAGAAAATCCATCCCTAAGCGGGTGGAATGGGGGTGGGAGGTTATTTGAAAGTTCTATGTTTTTAAAGTAACAGACGTGAACTCAACATATTTTAGGTCgtcagctttaaataataaaatcttacgaaaattttacgaaaatcttaggggtctaaaggggtaaaatgagGGTTAAAAGGTTAtaagaaagtcctatgttttaaaaaaaagccaTTTTTTTCCTGTacgccacgcgggcgaagccgcgagcagaagctagtacctacatataaaaagttttgtcttgactgactgatatatctatcaacgcaaagcctaAACCGCTCGGATTAGAAACTTGGAATTTTAACAGAAGgttccttttatgacgtaggtttcttaatgaaaggatttttgctaATATTTGCATTTCTTCGCTAAGGGGGTTACATGgttgatgaaagtttgtatgaaagtctgtcactTTTCAAGTCATGTCTATGAAAATAACTGCTATTTTCTTAAAATTACTTTTGCTTAAAATTATAGAAGTACGTGTTTCAGtgttttggaaattctactttTAAGAGggttaggcagtggtccgaccgccggccgCCGGCGAGTAAACGAccaactatcggcgattttctctctcaagaaacgcacaataaatgtacattccgtgatAACGAAAGAGATGcctatatcaaaagttgctctctgactgttcacactgccggcgacgactccgcgagtaatcgctcgtcgcacttgcacactcgcttctagcccggcgacaaaactatcgaactacacactcgcttcccgttgatcgccaactcgtttatagtttctagttctactcgtttctcgttcatcgatggcggtcggaccactgcctaaaataggggatgaaagtttataATGAAAGTGCGACATTTtttaagttaagtaggtataaaaagttaggtaggtataaacattattctattctattctatatcttTGAAAATCAGTATTTTGACTTTCGggcaaaaataaaaagtgagtgtttcaaaatatttgtaaatataaCCCCTTACCTACCGATTGTCAAAAAATACACTGGAGCAAAGCTGGGCTAGGGCAGCTAGTCTTGTATAAGCAGggtgtaattatttattaggtggCCTTAGTTTAAGGGGCCGTGAACAGTTTTGTTATTAGATTCAGTTATTAATTAAAGGACAGTTCATTGGTATTGGAATGGGATATGGGATGGGGATAGTTGTGCCCGAGTTTCCGCATCCGCATCCACAGCTACAACAGCCGCAACCTCCGCAACCTCCGCCAAAACCGTCGTCAGTTAACAGCAGCAGCAGTATGGGCAAGATAGATTTCAATTTGTCCTTGCCTTTGCTTTCTATATAGATAGGGTAAGGCGTCCCATAGCATGAGCCGCAGGACCCGCAGTAGCCTGGTGTTTGGCCCTGGGCTGGTATTGTCTGGaaaatataaattgtatcttttGAGAAAGCGGTGCTAGTGGTAAAGACGCCGATCTCCAGTCCGATTTTcaatcccgggcaagcacctctaacttttcagagttaagagtatttaaagcaattaagtattacttgctttaacggtgaaggaaaacatcgttaatAAACCTGAAGAaaacctgagagttttccataatgttctcaaaggtctaccaatccgcacttggccagcgtggtagactttgacCACCCTCACAACCAGTATTTGTCGTACTTGTCGTAAAAGAACGCTTTTTTCTAGATTTTGTCTATATACTGACTATATGTGACCCCCGTAAGTTCACCtgcagtacgcggtagaaattaaagtacatcggcctttagaatgagatttcggcaatgtagagcgttgtctctgtcacgtatacatatgtgacgttttgtcggtctcaacgacagagacaatggtctacaaaaccgctatctctttccaaaggtcgatgtatgttattttctggcgcgtactTTTACAAGCAACACGATAAATAgccaaaaaaaatacataaaaaagttCTTACATTAAAATAGCTAAGAAACAGTAGACAGCTTAGGCACCACAGAGTCGACATTGTAATCCATTTGAACAAAACCTGATGCccaatttacttatttatataactTTTATATTAATAGCATGTTATCTGATTTTGAAACTGGCATTACATTAAATGTTTCTAAACCCTTTTATCGTGTTATACCTATACATGAAATCAAAATTCTCGAagatagattttaaaaatttgctGTTGAAACACCTCATTCTAGTTTACTATATGTCGTACTTTTCAGCTCTAGATTTCTAAATAAGTACTTAGCATTTTGCTAAAGTTCGTAGAATTATTTCTATAAGTATTACATATTCATACGAAATAGGAGATAAGAAAAAGGTAAATAtaaccagaatctcatgaaaaatattgaagtggTATTCCGGAGTTAACAGCGCTGTACTCtgtgcagtacgcggccgaaagtaatgtacatcggcctttagaatgacatttcggctttgtggagcgttgtctctgtaactCATACCTATGCGACGTTATTTACCCGAAGGTTAAATAATATGGTAAAAAAGTCTAAACAACGAATGACTTTTTTAGTCAAATAAAGTACCTATCTTACTCATATTTGTGACATGAAGAAtgtattgacgacctccctggcgcagtggtgagcgctgtggtcttattagtgggaggtcccgggttcgattcctggcaggggtttggaattttataatttctaaatttctggtctggtctggtgggaggcttcggccgtggctagttaccaccctaccggcaaagccgtgccgccaagcgatttagcgttccggtacgatgccgtgtagaaaacaaaggggtatgggtttaataaaaactgccataccccttccaggttagcccgctatcatcttagactgcatcatcacttaccatcaggtgagattgcagtcgagggctaacttgtatctgaattttaaaaaaaaaatgttaagctAACTAacatctaatattatattaactatgACCTTACAAATCGCGGTAAAGTGCaagataaaatttaaatatctatAATCAGATATAAATCAGACGTTTACCGAAGTAGTTCACTGGTTCGAAAATAATAATCTACAGattaatattgaaaaaactaaataatacctataacgattcaatataataattcaatcattgaagaagtcaacacaattaaatttttagccATTACATTAGACCGTCACTGCACCTGGAAACAACACATTAATGACCTATGCAATAGAGTAGAAAAGTTTGTGTATGCATTAAAAAGACTTAGGCAAGTGTCAAGTAAAGAAGCGGTGCTATGCGCGTATTATGGATATGTGTCGTCTGTACTTAGTTACGGAATTGTTGTCTGGGGAAACTCAGTAGATGCAGATAGAATTTTTAAAGTCCAAAAAAAATGCATTCGTGCTATATGTAACGCTCACTTTCTGGATAGCTGTAAGCCCATGTTCAAAGAACTTAAGATATTACCCCTACCTTGTATCTACATTAAGGAAGTCTGTATCTTCGTCAAAAAGAATCCCGAATACTTTAAAACTCATGGCCAGGTTCTACAAAGAGTAACAAGGCATAAAGATAGACTGCTTGTACCCAGAATCAAACTAACTTTATATagacaaaatgcattttgtatggcgattcaaatattcaataatcTACCAACGGCCATGAAAGAAATGACACTTCCTAAATTTAAACGGAAGCTACACGAGTGGTTATTATTTCTTAAACTTCAAAGAATGATAATTTGGCGGATAAAGTGTTTGTTGTTAACAATTACTAATCTAAgtactataactaataataattttaatgacagcatgttgacatacttttttccacttttgatgtctgtttatataatattttattaattttaataattgacattttgtaatcgcaatattttattttgtttcgtactcaatattctccttttaaatactaattattgatgacttatttaaattaggtatatattattgacattattgtacttaataacattgcacgccatacttggtaatacactgttttaaaaaaaaaattgtaacaccacttcacgtgtattttttgcaataaaaaattatgaattatgatttacagttttttcgacattttgcacgataaatcaagaactattatgcataaaaataaataaaaatctgttttagacatgtacaagtaaagccctttcataatatgataccccacttggtatagcacttgttcatgaacacatttcaattgtttttttgtgatgtaactacaaattcacagttttcggttTTCTCTTCAAatgttctataagacctacctacctgccaaatttcacgattctaggtcaacgggaagtaccctataggtttttttaagagaccctatacggaaccctaaaaactattaattaaaattaataaaaatggtTTACTATCACCCTGCAAGATGATCAGCCACGGGCCATGGCAGAATGGTTATCGGATCGTTGTCTCCATTCGCCACGTATGTTATCGTTGGAACAACGAGCGCAGGAGGCAGGCCAGGTGCAGGTACAGATGCTGCCATCAATCCATCTGAATAGACGCCACCATAGCTGCACATACGAGGACACGAGCTTCTGTAATCTTTGGTTAAAGacttgctttaaatttttatctatttCCCCTTCCAAATGCAATGGGATGGCTCTGAAAGCTCCAGCTAACTTCTGTCACAAAAAAGTTGGTTAAACTATGAAGCTTCATCGTCTTCATCATTACAGTAGTTTTGAACAGGGTAATATCAAAGGAAAGTAGCCAAAATATTATCTTCCTTCTTTGGcagcagtcgggtaaaaattgGAGACTTCGGCATGCAATAATTGTTAAAGCCATGTGTGAAGAAAGTGAGAAACAATGTTTCGGATATACAGTTTCTGAAACATTACGTAGATGTTTCCAGGAACAATGTTTCGGAAACTGCCGTCCACACAGCCAGAAAGAGACATTGCTTAGGCCAGATTACATGTTTATGAAACATGTAATGTTATAGAGACAAAAAATGATTTGTTTCAGAAACATGTGTTTTTGTTTCTAAAACAGGGTTTACAAACAATTGCTTCTCAGATTCTACattatttccttttatttaaaaacacgcTTATCACGCCGCAACTTTGCCTGCGTGCACTGCACCAATTTCAAACGGCTATTTTATCCccgtagggattgaattttcaaaaatcttttcttagcggatgcctgcgtcataatagctatcggtatgcaaaatttcagctcgatccgtacGACGTCGACGATTTTTTTGACGATTTTCTGAATAAATGCATGCCTAAATGAATTTTACACACAAAATATTCGAAGTTATTGGGCCAAATTGGGAGCATCCTCATTTTTTGAAGGCAGCTAATAATACCTCCTTGATATTTCGAGAAAATTCAGTAAGTATTCGTATATCAAGACTTTATTTGCAGTATGCCTCATATTTCGTGGAACAAGTCAAATAAAATGttgttatataataaatatagcaaATTCGTATAACAAGGTCTCTAGAGATATGAAGTAATTGGAAGGAATGACGACGAATAATTGCCTATTACAACGAAATCAATTTCGTCCTTGTTAACTCTAGAGTGATTAAAAGTTTCTCCCCGGTTTGCCATTCGCGCTGCTCTTATCGCTATGTTTATTGctcattattatttatcgagCTAATTTcacagaaaatattattttgcaaaagTACCTAGTAAATTCGTAGATACCTTGATCGCTCGGGTCCGACGCGATCGGTTGGAATAATCCAATTGCTGGTTAGATCGAAATACGAAATAAATTTTGCCCTCGTTATGTGTTGTGGTTTTATTCCTTCTTTTTCTCGATTATATTAATATTGCCTCTGTATCGTAAGCACATcttttttaagtattttgaaaatggttaaaaattatttataagttaTGTAAAAGTAACTTTACTTaagaaatataaatagaaagtttttttattcaaataaacttttaaagttCTTTTGAATCGTGTTATATAAAACTGATGATGTATTGTTTTGTCATCATTAGCAGATATTCTGTAGTGCTGTACGCCACCTGCACGCTTTGAGCCCCGGCTTGATTTCTTCTAATTGATTTCTCTACATACATACTATTAtgtccatattttttttattacttaatgctttttatagtttaagtatctatatttaagtatttagtaATGTTTAAGTTTTGTAAGTAGAGGCTTGTAGCAGATattgtgattttaaaaatttcagtaATAAACTTTTTTCATTTGAGTCtccaatataattatttacgaTGATTTCTTTTATCACAAGATTTTACCCAAGAAACGGaacaaaattaaagtaaaacggAAGCTCTTTACTTAACACCAAAACAAAACTCACATTTAGAATAACAAGGACGACGAAAGAGACGACCCACGTCGCAGAGCTCATTATTCTAGCTTTATAATTGTTACAAAACAGGATAAGcttatatattaaaattttatctctACGCGCTCCTTTCCTTTGTGTGAATATCTCTGTCAACGAGTAACTATTATTTAGGTATGGTACACAGGTGTCAGATATAAAACAAAGCGAAAATAATTCATGACTCAGTTTAACACAACGTGGCCTGATCGAGAACATCGATGTACTTCTAGTTTTTAAAACGGGCACGTTTCAATACGGTTCCGCTACTACCAGTTTCAACATACAACTTCTGGATTCCTTTTCCTTTATAAATAACCTGTAAAGTCCTGTTAAAGGTCTGCACCTTGCGTTTTTAGTATAATAATCAAGGACAGCTATTggctattattataaagaaagtagttcaacaaattttaaaatatttttattctaatcaataaataattttcttaataCCAATAGTAAATAGGCTTAGTTTTCATCTTCTTCGGAACAATCACCGTAGTCCGCATCTTCATCTTCACAACTATCAACTGGTATTGagttttttagtttctttgatTTCTTATGTTCCCTGACCATCCTAGAAATATCTCCTTCAGATCCGTCTTTTTGGAACATGTCTTTTCTTAGACTGTAATCTCttttatttgaataaccctcGTATACTCTGGGCTCATCATCTTCTTTATTTAATCTGTTTTGTTCACAACTTTGGCAGCCTCCACGACAGCCACAACATTCTCTTCTTTCACTTaacatgtttaaaattaaaggtAATAAAGTTTGTATGCTAGATGATTTTGATCCTTTCTTTAAATAAGACATTAGATAAGGAATCACCGGAGAGCCAGAGGGAATTTCTgattttgaagatttttttggtgATTGTAATACTGATAGTAGAAGAGAAATTAAATTATCTTGATTTAGATCTTTTGTTTCATCTTCTATGAAAAAATTGTTGGAAATTCGTAGTGGACTTTCCATAATATCTGGAGCTTGATTGCCATATGGCATGACTGTATGAGTAACTAGAGGTATTGGAGTGGGCGCGGATCGGAATGCCATGACTGGCAATGTTGAATAGGGTGTAGAAATTTGTGGTGTTTCTATAAAAGAATACGCACTGGCAGTTGACGGCAAGTAATTAGCTCCAAAGTTATTATTTGTATTATCCGTACGTTGGTACGGACAACTAAGGATTGCGGATACAGAAGGAGAAGAAGTAATGAATGAAGCGTTTGGAATGCCTTGAGATGTTTGAACAGGAATTTGTTTTACCACAGGACTTGCGATTGGTGCTTGTTGTTGTATATTAAAATCCACTAAATTAACAGACTGTTGTGGATTTAGCTGTTTCGTGCATGGTATTTGTTGGATAACTGGTATCTTATACACATTTTGAGATTGTTGCAAATTTTGAGGTTGTTGTAAACCAGTTAACTGTTGTGATGGTTGTTGTAAAAACGAAGTGTCAAACTGCAGAGATGGTTGAACAGTAAATGCCTGTTGAAAATTAGGTATCTGTGATAACTGAAGATTTGTGGGTTGTGAAGTTCTCTTCGGTTGTTGCAATGAAAGAATTGACTGAGTAGAAATTGTTGATTGTGGATTCGAAGATTGAAAATTAACTGGAACTTGAGCGTTAAGAATTGTTGCTTTATTTGCTGAATTTCCGTTTTGATTTTGTATATAATTTTCTTGTGTAGTCCCTTGATTACTCTGAGGAACTTGATTTAAACTGTTTTGTCCAAGTGACGGGGCACTCTGCTGTCCGCGTATtccctttaaaataaaattattaaacgtAAAACACTATTATCTATTATCTACTTAAATATGAGCCGACAAGAACTTTAGGACATTTTAAGAAAAATGTTACCTGTTTGTATAACAATATGGATATTAATATCGTATATCTGGCTAAAGCCATCTTGAAATGAACAAATGACATCTCTAGAGATAAAACCAATTATATACTTAAAAGTTATTAAGATGTGAGGCAATTGGCATCTTATCTTATAGATTATATCTTATCTTCTACCTTCTATTGCATTACATTGTTTTATTAGAATATCAATatcatattaatttcataattttcttattttatctgagtaatattttttaaaatgacaTAATTAATCGTTTATGTTAGTGAAATGTTATCAATGATTTAATCTTCTCTGGACTTATAGCGCGCTTTGTTTATATTAATCACTTTTTGATAACG from Maniola hyperantus chromosome 4, iAphHyp1.2, whole genome shotgun sequence carries:
- the LOC138404781 gene encoding uncharacterized protein — its product is MKLPIFLTALLLLAKGCEVLAQRVEYLKPSIPTLCTTSYLQTAGQFCIPVVIKPMIPPDDPAPTDPAPTEPAPTEPTPTTPPVPCCCCVPPPMPVPPVIIIRDDDKDLYSLMFSLIYALTGNRGGGCGCGNCNGNGGCGRKCCYDCCGCGNDCCCCGNDCCCCGNDCCCCGNDCCGCGWGRGCGCGCGCGCGCGCGCCCGCGCGCGCRCGGGYGCGCCGCCAYDGIVNNGGHKEKKGGNKSFPPFSFPDLPKIPDRPSPGPEIPPTNCNCSDYDRIIRFIINSDCEPDR
- the LOC117997249 gene encoding uncharacterized protein, yielding MSFVHFKMALARYTILISILLYKQGIRGQQSAPSLGQNSLNQVPQSNQGTTQENYIQNQNGNSANKATILNAQVPVNFQSSNPQSTISTQSILSLQQPKRTSQPTNLQLSQIPNFQQAFTVQPSLQFDTSFLQQPSQQLTGLQQPQNLQQSQNVYKIPVIQQIPCTKQLNPQQSVNLVDFNIQQQAPIASPVVKQIPVQTSQGIPNASFITSSPSVSAILSCPYQRTDNTNNNFGANYLPSTASAYSFIETPQISTPYSTLPVMAFRSAPTPIPLVTHTVMPYGNQAPDIMESPLRISNNFFIEDETKDLNQDNLISLLLSVLQSPKKSSKSEIPSGSPVIPYLMSYLKKGSKSSSIQTLLPLILNMLSERRECCGCRGGCQSCEQNRLNKEDDEPRVYEGYSNKRDYSLRKDMFQKDGSEGDISRMVREHKKSKKLKNSIPVDSCEDEDADYGDCSEEDEN